A window of the Henckelia pumila isolate YLH828 chromosome 3, ASM3356847v2, whole genome shotgun sequence genome harbors these coding sequences:
- the LOC140891486 gene encoding auxin efflux carrier component 2 isoform X4, producing the protein MITGRDIYDVLAAIVPLYAAMILAYGSVRWWKIFTPDQCSGINRFVAVFAVPLLSFHFISTNNIYAMNFRFIAADSLQKVVILCALFLWHAFSKNGSLEWMITLFSLSTLPNTLVMGIPLLRAMYGDFSGDLMVQIVVMQSVIWYTLMLFMFEYRGAKLLITDQFPETAASITSFKVESDVISLNGLEPLQADAEIGDDGKLHVVVRRSTSASMISSYNKGMHSTTITPRASNLTGVEIYSVQSSRQPTPRASSFNQSDFYAMFSNKTASPRHIVGDVYSLQSSKGPTPRTSNLEEEMTKLGRRRSGPSTELSSDHGGLQCSYPPPNPMFSGPRKKESGNTNSSSANPSKELHMFVWSSSASPVSEDNMKNAVNKPAASNEVLPTTDHVSSLGKKISVDHKEIEIEDDAKFPSSVSPYSCHKKVDEGSEKKTQMPPASVMTRLILIMVWRKLIRNPNTYSSLIGLIWSLVSFRWNIEMPTIVKGSISILSDAGLGMAMFSLGLFMALQPKLIACGRSVATFSMAVRFLTGPAVIAATSIVIGLRGVLLHVAIVQAALPQGIVPFVFAKEYNVHPDILSTAVIFGMLIALPITILYYVLLGV; encoded by the exons ATGATCACCGGACGAGATATCTACGATGTTCTTGCAGCAATCGTCCCATTATATGCAGCCATGATTCTTGCCTACGGTTCAGTGAGGTGGTGGAAGATCTTCACCCCGGATCAATGCTCCGGAATCAACCGTTTCGTCGCTGTGTTCGCGGTCCCCTTGCTAAGCTTCCACTTCATCTCCACAAACAACATCTACGCCATGAACTTCCGCTTCATCGCGGCGGATTCGCTGCAGAAAGTGGTCATACTTTGTGCCCTTTTCCTGTGGCATGCTTTCAGCAAAAATGGCAGCTTAGAATGGATGATCACGCTTTTTTCGCTCTCCACTCTCCCAAACACTTTGGTCATGGGAATCCCTTTACTCAGGGCCATGTATGGAGATTTCTCAGGCGATTTAATGGTGCAAATTGTGGTCATGCAAAGCGTGATATGGTACACGTTAATGCTCTTCATGTTTGAGTACAGGGGAGCAAAGCTTCTCATAACAGATCAGTTTCCTGAGACTGCTGCCTCCATCACTTCCTTCAAAGTCGAATCCGACGTGATTTCGCTCAACGGGCTCGAGCCGTTGCAGGCGGATGCTGAGATAGGAGATGATGGGAAGCTACACGTCGTGGTTCGGAGGTCGACTTCTGCGTCCATGATCTCTTCTTATAACAAAGGGATGCACTCTACGACCATCACACCTAGAGCATCAAACCTGACCGGTGTGGAGATTTACTCTGTCCAATCGTCCCGGCAGCCGACTCCCCGTGCCTCCAGCTTCAACCAGTCAGACTTCTACGCCATGTTTTCGAACAAAACCGCGAGTCCTAGACATATTGTAGGTGATGTTTACTCTCTGCAGTCTTCCAAAGGGCCTACTCCGAGGACGTCCAACTTGGAGGAGGAGATGACGAAACTTGGAAGGAGGAGATCCGGTCCGAGCACCGAGCTTTCGAGTGATCATGGAGGCTTGCAGTGTTCTTATCCACCTCCGAATCCTATGTTTTCTGGTCCGAGGAAGAAGGAAAGTGGGAACACTAACAGTAGCAGTGCAAATCCAAGCAAGGAGCTTCATATGTTTGTTTGGAGTTCAAGTGCTTCCCCTGTTTCTGAGGATAATATGAAGAACGCTGTGAATAAACCTGCAGCTTCAAATGAAGTACTTCCAACCACTGATCATGTTTCATCTctgg GGAAGAAGATTAGTGTAGATCACAAAGAGATCGAGATCGAGGACGACGCGAAGTTTCCGAGCAGCGTTTCTCCTTATTCATGCCACAAGAAAGTTGATGAAGGATCAGAGAAGAAAACACAAATGCCTCCTGCAAGTGTCATGACTAGGCTCATACTCATCATGGTTTGGAGGAAACTTATAAGGAACCCCAACACTTATTCAAGCCTTATAGGCCTTATATGGTCCCTTGTTTCATTCAG GTGGAACATTGAAATGCCTACGATTGTTAAGGGATCGATATCGATTTTATCCGACGCGGGCCTCGGCATGGCCATGTTCAGCCTAGGTTTATTCATGGCTTTGCAGCCAAAGTTGATAGCTTGTGGGAGATCAGTGGCCACATTTTCTATGGCCGTGAGATTCTTGACAGGTCCAGCGGTCATTGCTGCCACTTCTATTGTCATTGGTCTTAGAGGAGTTCTCCTGCATGTAGCCATTGTTCAG GCTGCCCTTCCTCAAGGAATAGTTCCATTTGTGTTTGCAAAAGAATACAACGTCCATCCCGACATACTTAGCACTGC GGTTATTTTCGGAATGCTAATTGCGTTGCCAATTACAATATTATATTATGTTCTTCTGGGGGTGTAA
- the LOC140891486 gene encoding auxin efflux carrier component 2 isoform X2 has product MITGRDIYDVLAAIVPLYAAMILAYGSVRWWKIFTPDQCSGINRFVAVFAVPLLSFHFISTNNIYAMNFRFIAADSLQKVVILCALFLWHAFSKNGSLEWMITLFSLSTLPNTLVMGIPLLRAMYGDFSGDLMVQIVVMQSVIWYTLMLFMFEYRGAKLLITDQFPETAASITSFKVESDVISLNGLEPLQADAEIGDDGKLHVVVRRSTSASMISSYNKGMHSTTITPRASNLTGVEIYSVQSSRQPTPRASSFNQSDFYAMFSNKTASPRHIVGDVYSLQSSKGPTPRTSNLEEEMTKLGRRRSGPSTELSSDHGGLQCSYPPPNPMFSGPRKKESGNTNSSSANPSKELHMFVWSSSASPVSEDNMKNAVNKPAASNEVLPTTDHVSSLVLGFLTENNGSPAGKKISVDHKEIEIEDDAKFPSSVSPYSCHKKVDEGSEKKTQMPPASVMTRLILIMVWRKLIRNPNTYSSLIGLIWSLVSFRWNIEMPTIVKGSISILSDAGLGMAMFSLGLFMALQPKLIACGRSVATFSMAVRFLTGPAVIAATSIVIGLRGVLLHVAIVQAALPQGIVPFVFAKEYNVHPDILSTAVIFGMLIALPITILYYVLLGV; this is encoded by the exons ATGATCACCGGACGAGATATCTACGATGTTCTTGCAGCAATCGTCCCATTATATGCAGCCATGATTCTTGCCTACGGTTCAGTGAGGTGGTGGAAGATCTTCACCCCGGATCAATGCTCCGGAATCAACCGTTTCGTCGCTGTGTTCGCGGTCCCCTTGCTAAGCTTCCACTTCATCTCCACAAACAACATCTACGCCATGAACTTCCGCTTCATCGCGGCGGATTCGCTGCAGAAAGTGGTCATACTTTGTGCCCTTTTCCTGTGGCATGCTTTCAGCAAAAATGGCAGCTTAGAATGGATGATCACGCTTTTTTCGCTCTCCACTCTCCCAAACACTTTGGTCATGGGAATCCCTTTACTCAGGGCCATGTATGGAGATTTCTCAGGCGATTTAATGGTGCAAATTGTGGTCATGCAAAGCGTGATATGGTACACGTTAATGCTCTTCATGTTTGAGTACAGGGGAGCAAAGCTTCTCATAACAGATCAGTTTCCTGAGACTGCTGCCTCCATCACTTCCTTCAAAGTCGAATCCGACGTGATTTCGCTCAACGGGCTCGAGCCGTTGCAGGCGGATGCTGAGATAGGAGATGATGGGAAGCTACACGTCGTGGTTCGGAGGTCGACTTCTGCGTCCATGATCTCTTCTTATAACAAAGGGATGCACTCTACGACCATCACACCTAGAGCATCAAACCTGACCGGTGTGGAGATTTACTCTGTCCAATCGTCCCGGCAGCCGACTCCCCGTGCCTCCAGCTTCAACCAGTCAGACTTCTACGCCATGTTTTCGAACAAAACCGCGAGTCCTAGACATATTGTAGGTGATGTTTACTCTCTGCAGTCTTCCAAAGGGCCTACTCCGAGGACGTCCAACTTGGAGGAGGAGATGACGAAACTTGGAAGGAGGAGATCCGGTCCGAGCACCGAGCTTTCGAGTGATCATGGAGGCTTGCAGTGTTCTTATCCACCTCCGAATCCTATGTTTTCTGGTCCGAGGAAGAAGGAAAGTGGGAACACTAACAGTAGCAGTGCAAATCCAAGCAAGGAGCTTCATATGTTTGTTTGGAGTTCAAGTGCTTCCCCTGTTTCTGAGGATAATATGAAGAACGCTGTGAATAAACCTGCAGCTTCAAATGAAGTACTTCCAACCACTGATCATGTTTCATCTctgg TACTTGGTTTTCTGACAGAAAATAATGGAAGCCCTGCAGGGAAGAAGATTAGTGTAGATCACAAAGAGATCGAGATCGAGGACGACGCGAAGTTTCCGAGCAGCGTTTCTCCTTATTCATGCCACAAGAAAGTTGATGAAGGATCAGAGAAGAAAACACAAATGCCTCCTGCAAGTGTCATGACTAGGCTCATACTCATCATGGTTTGGAGGAAACTTATAAGGAACCCCAACACTTATTCAAGCCTTATAGGCCTTATATGGTCCCTTGTTTCATTCAG GTGGAACATTGAAATGCCTACGATTGTTAAGGGATCGATATCGATTTTATCCGACGCGGGCCTCGGCATGGCCATGTTCAGCCTAGGTTTATTCATGGCTTTGCAGCCAAAGTTGATAGCTTGTGGGAGATCAGTGGCCACATTTTCTATGGCCGTGAGATTCTTGACAGGTCCAGCGGTCATTGCTGCCACTTCTATTGTCATTGGTCTTAGAGGAGTTCTCCTGCATGTAGCCATTGTTCAG GCTGCCCTTCCTCAAGGAATAGTTCCATTTGTGTTTGCAAAAGAATACAACGTCCATCCCGACATACTTAGCACTGC GGTTATTTTCGGAATGCTAATTGCGTTGCCAATTACAATATTATATTATGTTCTTCTGGGGGTGTAA
- the LOC140891486 gene encoding auxin efflux carrier component 2 isoform X6, translating to MITGRDIYDVLAAIVPLYAAMILAYGSVRWWKIFTPDQCSGINRFVAVFAVPLLSFHFISTNNIYAMNFRFIAADSLQKVVILCALFLWHAFSKNGSLEWMITLFSLSTLPNTLVMGIPLLRAMYGDFSGDLMVQIVVMQSVIWYTLMLFMFEYRGAKLLITDQFPETAASITSFKVESDVISLNGLEPLQADAEIGDDGKLHVVVRRSTSASMISSYNKGMHSTTITPRASNLTGVEIYSVQSSRQPTPRASSFNQSDFYAMFSNKTASPRHIVGDVYSLQSSKGPTPRTSNLEEEMTKLGRRRSGPSTELSSDHGGLQCSYPPPNPMFSGPRKKESGNTNSSSANPSKELHMFVWSSSASPVSEDNMKNAVNKPAASNEKISVDHKEIEIEDDAKFPSSVSPYSCHKKVDEGSEKKTQMPPASVMTRLILIMVWRKLIRNPNTYSSLIGLIWSLVSFRWNIEMPTIVKGSISILSDAGLGMAMFSLGLFMALQPKLIACGRSVATFSMAVRFLTGPAVIAATSIVIGLRGVLLHVAIVQAALPQGIVPFVFAKEYNVHPDILSTAVIFGMLIALPITILYYVLLGV from the exons ATGATCACCGGACGAGATATCTACGATGTTCTTGCAGCAATCGTCCCATTATATGCAGCCATGATTCTTGCCTACGGTTCAGTGAGGTGGTGGAAGATCTTCACCCCGGATCAATGCTCCGGAATCAACCGTTTCGTCGCTGTGTTCGCGGTCCCCTTGCTAAGCTTCCACTTCATCTCCACAAACAACATCTACGCCATGAACTTCCGCTTCATCGCGGCGGATTCGCTGCAGAAAGTGGTCATACTTTGTGCCCTTTTCCTGTGGCATGCTTTCAGCAAAAATGGCAGCTTAGAATGGATGATCACGCTTTTTTCGCTCTCCACTCTCCCAAACACTTTGGTCATGGGAATCCCTTTACTCAGGGCCATGTATGGAGATTTCTCAGGCGATTTAATGGTGCAAATTGTGGTCATGCAAAGCGTGATATGGTACACGTTAATGCTCTTCATGTTTGAGTACAGGGGAGCAAAGCTTCTCATAACAGATCAGTTTCCTGAGACTGCTGCCTCCATCACTTCCTTCAAAGTCGAATCCGACGTGATTTCGCTCAACGGGCTCGAGCCGTTGCAGGCGGATGCTGAGATAGGAGATGATGGGAAGCTACACGTCGTGGTTCGGAGGTCGACTTCTGCGTCCATGATCTCTTCTTATAACAAAGGGATGCACTCTACGACCATCACACCTAGAGCATCAAACCTGACCGGTGTGGAGATTTACTCTGTCCAATCGTCCCGGCAGCCGACTCCCCGTGCCTCCAGCTTCAACCAGTCAGACTTCTACGCCATGTTTTCGAACAAAACCGCGAGTCCTAGACATATTGTAGGTGATGTTTACTCTCTGCAGTCTTCCAAAGGGCCTACTCCGAGGACGTCCAACTTGGAGGAGGAGATGACGAAACTTGGAAGGAGGAGATCCGGTCCGAGCACCGAGCTTTCGAGTGATCATGGAGGCTTGCAGTGTTCTTATCCACCTCCGAATCCTATGTTTTCTGGTCCGAGGAAGAAGGAAAGTGGGAACACTAACAGTAGCAGTGCAAATCCAAGCAAGGAGCTTCATATGTTTGTTTGGAGTTCAAGTGCTTCCCCTGTTTCTGAGGATAATATGAAGAACGCTGTGAATAAACCTGCAGCTTCAAATGAA AAGATTAGTGTAGATCACAAAGAGATCGAGATCGAGGACGACGCGAAGTTTCCGAGCAGCGTTTCTCCTTATTCATGCCACAAGAAAGTTGATGAAGGATCAGAGAAGAAAACACAAATGCCTCCTGCAAGTGTCATGACTAGGCTCATACTCATCATGGTTTGGAGGAAACTTATAAGGAACCCCAACACTTATTCAAGCCTTATAGGCCTTATATGGTCCCTTGTTTCATTCAG GTGGAACATTGAAATGCCTACGATTGTTAAGGGATCGATATCGATTTTATCCGACGCGGGCCTCGGCATGGCCATGTTCAGCCTAGGTTTATTCATGGCTTTGCAGCCAAAGTTGATAGCTTGTGGGAGATCAGTGGCCACATTTTCTATGGCCGTGAGATTCTTGACAGGTCCAGCGGTCATTGCTGCCACTTCTATTGTCATTGGTCTTAGAGGAGTTCTCCTGCATGTAGCCATTGTTCAG GCTGCCCTTCCTCAAGGAATAGTTCCATTTGTGTTTGCAAAAGAATACAACGTCCATCCCGACATACTTAGCACTGC GGTTATTTTCGGAATGCTAATTGCGTTGCCAATTACAATATTATATTATGTTCTTCTGGGGGTGTAA
- the LOC140891486 gene encoding auxin efflux carrier component 2 isoform X7, with translation MITGRDIYDVLAAIVPLYAAMILAYGSVRWWKIFTPDQCSGINRFVAVFAVPLLSFHFISTNNIYAMNFRFIAADSLQKVVILCALFLWHAFSKNGSLEWMITLFSLSTLPNTLVMGIPLLRAMYGDFSGDLMVQIVVMQSVIWYTLMLFMFEYRGAKLLITDQFPETAASITSFKVESDVISLNGLEPLQADAEIGDDGKLHVVVRRSTSASMISSYNKGMHSTTITPRASNLTGVEIYSVQSSRQPTPRASSFNQSDFYAMFSNKTASPRHIVGDVYSLQSSKGPTPRTSNLEEEMTKLGRRRSGPSTELSSDHGGLQCSYPPPNPMFSGPRKKESGNTNSSSANPSKELHMFVWSSSASPVSEDNMKNAVNKPAASNEISVDHKEIEIEDDAKFPSSVSPYSCHKKVDEGSEKKTQMPPASVMTRLILIMVWRKLIRNPNTYSSLIGLIWSLVSFRWNIEMPTIVKGSISILSDAGLGMAMFSLGLFMALQPKLIACGRSVATFSMAVRFLTGPAVIAATSIVIGLRGVLLHVAIVQAALPQGIVPFVFAKEYNVHPDILSTAVIFGMLIALPITILYYVLLGV, from the exons ATGATCACCGGACGAGATATCTACGATGTTCTTGCAGCAATCGTCCCATTATATGCAGCCATGATTCTTGCCTACGGTTCAGTGAGGTGGTGGAAGATCTTCACCCCGGATCAATGCTCCGGAATCAACCGTTTCGTCGCTGTGTTCGCGGTCCCCTTGCTAAGCTTCCACTTCATCTCCACAAACAACATCTACGCCATGAACTTCCGCTTCATCGCGGCGGATTCGCTGCAGAAAGTGGTCATACTTTGTGCCCTTTTCCTGTGGCATGCTTTCAGCAAAAATGGCAGCTTAGAATGGATGATCACGCTTTTTTCGCTCTCCACTCTCCCAAACACTTTGGTCATGGGAATCCCTTTACTCAGGGCCATGTATGGAGATTTCTCAGGCGATTTAATGGTGCAAATTGTGGTCATGCAAAGCGTGATATGGTACACGTTAATGCTCTTCATGTTTGAGTACAGGGGAGCAAAGCTTCTCATAACAGATCAGTTTCCTGAGACTGCTGCCTCCATCACTTCCTTCAAAGTCGAATCCGACGTGATTTCGCTCAACGGGCTCGAGCCGTTGCAGGCGGATGCTGAGATAGGAGATGATGGGAAGCTACACGTCGTGGTTCGGAGGTCGACTTCTGCGTCCATGATCTCTTCTTATAACAAAGGGATGCACTCTACGACCATCACACCTAGAGCATCAAACCTGACCGGTGTGGAGATTTACTCTGTCCAATCGTCCCGGCAGCCGACTCCCCGTGCCTCCAGCTTCAACCAGTCAGACTTCTACGCCATGTTTTCGAACAAAACCGCGAGTCCTAGACATATTGTAGGTGATGTTTACTCTCTGCAGTCTTCCAAAGGGCCTACTCCGAGGACGTCCAACTTGGAGGAGGAGATGACGAAACTTGGAAGGAGGAGATCCGGTCCGAGCACCGAGCTTTCGAGTGATCATGGAGGCTTGCAGTGTTCTTATCCACCTCCGAATCCTATGTTTTCTGGTCCGAGGAAGAAGGAAAGTGGGAACACTAACAGTAGCAGTGCAAATCCAAGCAAGGAGCTTCATATGTTTGTTTGGAGTTCAAGTGCTTCCCCTGTTTCTGAGGATAATATGAAGAACGCTGTGAATAAACCTGCAGCTTCAAATGAA ATTAGTGTAGATCACAAAGAGATCGAGATCGAGGACGACGCGAAGTTTCCGAGCAGCGTTTCTCCTTATTCATGCCACAAGAAAGTTGATGAAGGATCAGAGAAGAAAACACAAATGCCTCCTGCAAGTGTCATGACTAGGCTCATACTCATCATGGTTTGGAGGAAACTTATAAGGAACCCCAACACTTATTCAAGCCTTATAGGCCTTATATGGTCCCTTGTTTCATTCAG GTGGAACATTGAAATGCCTACGATTGTTAAGGGATCGATATCGATTTTATCCGACGCGGGCCTCGGCATGGCCATGTTCAGCCTAGGTTTATTCATGGCTTTGCAGCCAAAGTTGATAGCTTGTGGGAGATCAGTGGCCACATTTTCTATGGCCGTGAGATTCTTGACAGGTCCAGCGGTCATTGCTGCCACTTCTATTGTCATTGGTCTTAGAGGAGTTCTCCTGCATGTAGCCATTGTTCAG GCTGCCCTTCCTCAAGGAATAGTTCCATTTGTGTTTGCAAAAGAATACAACGTCCATCCCGACATACTTAGCACTGC GGTTATTTTCGGAATGCTAATTGCGTTGCCAATTACAATATTATATTATGTTCTTCTGGGGGTGTAA
- the LOC140891486 gene encoding auxin efflux carrier component 2 isoform X1, giving the protein MITGRDIYDVLAAIVPLYAAMILAYGSVRWWKIFTPDQCSGINRFVAVFAVPLLSFHFISTNNIYAMNFRFIAADSLQKVVILCALFLWHAFSKNGSLEWMITLFSLSTLPNTLVMGIPLLRAMYGDFSGDLMVQIVVMQSVIWYTLMLFMFEYRGAKLLITDQFPETAASITSFKVESDVISLNGLEPLQADAEIGDDGKLHVVVRRSTSASMISSYNKGMHSTTITPRASNLTGVEIYSVQSSRQPTPRASSFNQSDFYAMFSNKTASPRHIVGDVYSLQSSKGPTPRTSNLEEEMTKLGRRRSGPSTELSSDHGGLQCSYPPPNPMFSGPRKKESGNTNSSSANPSKELHMFVWSSSASPVSEDNMKNAVNKPAASNEVLPTTDHVSSLENNGSPAGKKISVDHKEIEIEDDAKFPSSVSPYSCHKKVDEGSEKKTQMPPASVMTRLILIMVWRKLIRNPNTYSSLIGLIWSLVSFRWNIEMPTIVKGSISILSDAGLGMAMFSLGLFMALQPKLIACGRSVATFSMAVRFLTGPAVIAATSIVIGLRGVLLHVAIVQAALPQGIVPFVFAKEYNVHPDILSTAVIFGMLIALPITILYYVLLGV; this is encoded by the exons ATGATCACCGGACGAGATATCTACGATGTTCTTGCAGCAATCGTCCCATTATATGCAGCCATGATTCTTGCCTACGGTTCAGTGAGGTGGTGGAAGATCTTCACCCCGGATCAATGCTCCGGAATCAACCGTTTCGTCGCTGTGTTCGCGGTCCCCTTGCTAAGCTTCCACTTCATCTCCACAAACAACATCTACGCCATGAACTTCCGCTTCATCGCGGCGGATTCGCTGCAGAAAGTGGTCATACTTTGTGCCCTTTTCCTGTGGCATGCTTTCAGCAAAAATGGCAGCTTAGAATGGATGATCACGCTTTTTTCGCTCTCCACTCTCCCAAACACTTTGGTCATGGGAATCCCTTTACTCAGGGCCATGTATGGAGATTTCTCAGGCGATTTAATGGTGCAAATTGTGGTCATGCAAAGCGTGATATGGTACACGTTAATGCTCTTCATGTTTGAGTACAGGGGAGCAAAGCTTCTCATAACAGATCAGTTTCCTGAGACTGCTGCCTCCATCACTTCCTTCAAAGTCGAATCCGACGTGATTTCGCTCAACGGGCTCGAGCCGTTGCAGGCGGATGCTGAGATAGGAGATGATGGGAAGCTACACGTCGTGGTTCGGAGGTCGACTTCTGCGTCCATGATCTCTTCTTATAACAAAGGGATGCACTCTACGACCATCACACCTAGAGCATCAAACCTGACCGGTGTGGAGATTTACTCTGTCCAATCGTCCCGGCAGCCGACTCCCCGTGCCTCCAGCTTCAACCAGTCAGACTTCTACGCCATGTTTTCGAACAAAACCGCGAGTCCTAGACATATTGTAGGTGATGTTTACTCTCTGCAGTCTTCCAAAGGGCCTACTCCGAGGACGTCCAACTTGGAGGAGGAGATGACGAAACTTGGAAGGAGGAGATCCGGTCCGAGCACCGAGCTTTCGAGTGATCATGGAGGCTTGCAGTGTTCTTATCCACCTCCGAATCCTATGTTTTCTGGTCCGAGGAAGAAGGAAAGTGGGAACACTAACAGTAGCAGTGCAAATCCAAGCAAGGAGCTTCATATGTTTGTTTGGAGTTCAAGTGCTTCCCCTGTTTCTGAGGATAATATGAAGAACGCTGTGAATAAACCTGCAGCTTCAAATGAAGTACTTCCAACCACTGATCATGTTTCATCTctgg AAAATAATGGAAGCCCTGCAGGGAAGAAGATTAGTGTAGATCACAAAGAGATCGAGATCGAGGACGACGCGAAGTTTCCGAGCAGCGTTTCTCCTTATTCATGCCACAAGAAAGTTGATGAAGGATCAGAGAAGAAAACACAAATGCCTCCTGCAAGTGTCATGACTAGGCTCATACTCATCATGGTTTGGAGGAAACTTATAAGGAACCCCAACACTTATTCAAGCCTTATAGGCCTTATATGGTCCCTTGTTTCATTCAG GTGGAACATTGAAATGCCTACGATTGTTAAGGGATCGATATCGATTTTATCCGACGCGGGCCTCGGCATGGCCATGTTCAGCCTAGGTTTATTCATGGCTTTGCAGCCAAAGTTGATAGCTTGTGGGAGATCAGTGGCCACATTTTCTATGGCCGTGAGATTCTTGACAGGTCCAGCGGTCATTGCTGCCACTTCTATTGTCATTGGTCTTAGAGGAGTTCTCCTGCATGTAGCCATTGTTCAG GCTGCCCTTCCTCAAGGAATAGTTCCATTTGTGTTTGCAAAAGAATACAACGTCCATCCCGACATACTTAGCACTGC GGTTATTTTCGGAATGCTAATTGCGTTGCCAATTACAATATTATATTATGTTCTTCTGGGGGTGTAA
- the LOC140891486 gene encoding auxin efflux carrier component 2 isoform X3, which yields MITGRDIYDVLAAIVPLYAAMILAYGSVRWWKIFTPDQCSGINRFVAVFAVPLLSFHFISTNNIYAMNFRFIAADSLQKVVILCALFLWHAFSKNGSLEWMITLFSLSTLPNTLVMGIPLLRAMYGDFSGDLMVQIVVMQSVIWYTLMLFMFEYRGAKLLITDQFPETAASITSFKVESDVISLNGLEPLQADAEIGDDGKLHVVVRRSTSASMISSYNKGMHSTTITPRASNLTGVEIYSVQSSRQPTPRASSFNQSDFYAMFSNKTASPRHIVGDVYSLQSSKGPTPRTSNLEEEMTKLGRRRSGPSTELSSDHGGLQCSYPPPNPMFSGPRKKESGNTNSSSANPSKELHMFVWSSSASPVSEDNMKNAVNKPAASNEVLPTTDHVSENNGSPAGKKISVDHKEIEIEDDAKFPSSVSPYSCHKKVDEGSEKKTQMPPASVMTRLILIMVWRKLIRNPNTYSSLIGLIWSLVSFRWNIEMPTIVKGSISILSDAGLGMAMFSLGLFMALQPKLIACGRSVATFSMAVRFLTGPAVIAATSIVIGLRGVLLHVAIVQAALPQGIVPFVFAKEYNVHPDILSTAVIFGMLIALPITILYYVLLGV from the exons ATGATCACCGGACGAGATATCTACGATGTTCTTGCAGCAATCGTCCCATTATATGCAGCCATGATTCTTGCCTACGGTTCAGTGAGGTGGTGGAAGATCTTCACCCCGGATCAATGCTCCGGAATCAACCGTTTCGTCGCTGTGTTCGCGGTCCCCTTGCTAAGCTTCCACTTCATCTCCACAAACAACATCTACGCCATGAACTTCCGCTTCATCGCGGCGGATTCGCTGCAGAAAGTGGTCATACTTTGTGCCCTTTTCCTGTGGCATGCTTTCAGCAAAAATGGCAGCTTAGAATGGATGATCACGCTTTTTTCGCTCTCCACTCTCCCAAACACTTTGGTCATGGGAATCCCTTTACTCAGGGCCATGTATGGAGATTTCTCAGGCGATTTAATGGTGCAAATTGTGGTCATGCAAAGCGTGATATGGTACACGTTAATGCTCTTCATGTTTGAGTACAGGGGAGCAAAGCTTCTCATAACAGATCAGTTTCCTGAGACTGCTGCCTCCATCACTTCCTTCAAAGTCGAATCCGACGTGATTTCGCTCAACGGGCTCGAGCCGTTGCAGGCGGATGCTGAGATAGGAGATGATGGGAAGCTACACGTCGTGGTTCGGAGGTCGACTTCTGCGTCCATGATCTCTTCTTATAACAAAGGGATGCACTCTACGACCATCACACCTAGAGCATCAAACCTGACCGGTGTGGAGATTTACTCTGTCCAATCGTCCCGGCAGCCGACTCCCCGTGCCTCCAGCTTCAACCAGTCAGACTTCTACGCCATGTTTTCGAACAAAACCGCGAGTCCTAGACATATTGTAGGTGATGTTTACTCTCTGCAGTCTTCCAAAGGGCCTACTCCGAGGACGTCCAACTTGGAGGAGGAGATGACGAAACTTGGAAGGAGGAGATCCGGTCCGAGCACCGAGCTTTCGAGTGATCATGGAGGCTTGCAGTGTTCTTATCCACCTCCGAATCCTATGTTTTCTGGTCCGAGGAAGAAGGAAAGTGGGAACACTAACAGTAGCAGTGCAAATCCAAGCAAGGAGCTTCATATGTTTGTTTGGAGTTCAAGTGCTTCCCCTGTTTCTGAGGATAATATGAAGAACGCTGTGAATAAACCTGCAGCTTCAAATGAAGTACTTCCAACCACTGATCATGTTTC AGAAAATAATGGAAGCCCTGCAGGGAAGAAGATTAGTGTAGATCACAAAGAGATCGAGATCGAGGACGACGCGAAGTTTCCGAGCAGCGTTTCTCCTTATTCATGCCACAAGAAAGTTGATGAAGGATCAGAGAAGAAAACACAAATGCCTCCTGCAAGTGTCATGACTAGGCTCATACTCATCATGGTTTGGAGGAAACTTATAAGGAACCCCAACACTTATTCAAGCCTTATAGGCCTTATATGGTCCCTTGTTTCATTCAG GTGGAACATTGAAATGCCTACGATTGTTAAGGGATCGATATCGATTTTATCCGACGCGGGCCTCGGCATGGCCATGTTCAGCCTAGGTTTATTCATGGCTTTGCAGCCAAAGTTGATAGCTTGTGGGAGATCAGTGGCCACATTTTCTATGGCCGTGAGATTCTTGACAGGTCCAGCGGTCATTGCTGCCACTTCTATTGTCATTGGTCTTAGAGGAGTTCTCCTGCATGTAGCCATTGTTCAG GCTGCCCTTCCTCAAGGAATAGTTCCATTTGTGTTTGCAAAAGAATACAACGTCCATCCCGACATACTTAGCACTGC GGTTATTTTCGGAATGCTAATTGCGTTGCCAATTACAATATTATATTATGTTCTTCTGGGGGTGTAA